The window CGCCTTGGACTATGAGATCCTCTTCTTCAGGACCGCCGGCTACCATTCCCAGCTCTGCCGTTACTCTCTTCATGTACTTCATTGCCAATTTCACTGATGCCAGCTTTATCTGCAAAGTTCAAATGCCATACATATAACTGATAAGAACAATTGAGGGTTCAATTCCTATGTAATGATTTAGAGGGAGAGGGAGTTGGGATGTAATTAAATGTGGCTACAACATATGTTACATTGCATAATTGTAAAAATATCAGTTTATAACAATCAAGATAGCAGCAGAACATATACACATCATGGTaggtataaataaataaccagATTCCCAGCTAATCAGCAACAAcataaaaagtagtagtactactgaGAAGCACGTGTGGACAATACAAAATTAGGCTTAATCAGACAAAAAAACTTCTCAATCCCATTGTCCTCTACCTAACGGTCATTTTCTCCTAAAATGAATCATTCACAgcctttatttaatttcttcttaACACATGTTTAGCCTAAATAAATTACCAATTTCCTCTGTTTTGCATACACCACTAAGCTGCAAACAAGATGATTAGGTCGGGGGGATTCACCTGACTCACAAAGCCGGTTTCAAGCATCCAATCCATCGGAATATGGTGAAGTTTGTACCTATTAGTAGCCACTTCTCTCAACCTCGACAAATTGTAAACACTGTGCTCCAATCTGCATTAAGCAAGGCACAAAATGTGAATTACTAATTGCCATCTCACAACCTTCAAAATTTTAAGTGGCATTTTACATACTTGTCAAAGAGGGACTGCATTTTCTTGAGAGCGGGAGCACAATGCAGCCTAGAATCATCGCGAAACGACAAAACTTCAGACTCCAGCTTCTTCAGATCAGAGTAGCCAAAAGCAGCTTCTCTCAGTGCATCAGCCTTCTGCTCCGGCCAGTTGAAGTGCTTCAGCACAGCTCTCTCATCAACCAGATGCGAGAGCTCATCATCAAGCCATTTAACAAACGGGACGACATCTTCAATGTCAGTGAAGGCAGCATTTTGAACTTCTTTGATCAAGAAACTAATGAAATCTCCTTGGGTCTCCACATCTGTCTTGATCTGCCAATCAATTCATGGAAAACGttagtaaatataattaaaccGTTGAATTTAATAGTGTCATTCAATTTTACAGCTTTCTGGATTTCACCAATatggattttgaatttcaacccctttttatcttcaaaatgaaattgacaaaatcCAGTAGGGAAAAAAGCAGTGCAGAAATCCAGATAAAAAGACAAACAACATAACCCGTGTCCGTGAGAATGTGACattaaatctatttttttataaaaaatagtagtaactagtataataaaaataaaaaaaataatttaccgCAAGTAAATGTGAAGAGCGATTCTCAATTTCTCCAATCATATCCTTGGCCGCAGCTCCGGCCAATATCCCATCGGAGGAGGCACTGGAATCGCGTCTGAAGCTCGAATCCCTCCGCATCAGCGAGTGGTAAAACTCAACAACCTCCGGAACTCTCCTGACCTTCGATTTACCCCCCTTCGGAGGTGGTGGCGGAGGAGCAGGCGGCGCAGCCACCTTGGATTTCGCCGGAGGCGGTGGCGGAGGAGGCGGCGCAGACACCTTGGATTTCGCCGGAGGCGGCGGAATGTTGGAAATCTCCGCCAATGCGCGGTCAGCTGAATCAGAAAGAGAGGCGGATGAAGACTGAGACGACgacggcagcggcggcggcttcGGAACCCGCGGCGCGCGGGATCGAATCGCGATCAACGGTTCGGAAGTTCCGGGAATCTCCTCGGAATCGAAGCGGGAACTCCGAGGCCGGTCGTCCTTCTCCGCCGTGTTGTCCTTCTTCAGGCTCGCGACAGAATCGCAGAAATTGGAGGCAATGTTACTCTGCGTGACGCATTTTCGCAAAACCTTGGCAGAGAAATTGGATTTGTGGTAATTATTGGTGACATGAGCGAGCTTCGgcggagaagaagaagacggcGTCGTTTCCTCGTGCTCGGCGACAGCTCGTTTAATATCGCGCAATTCGGCCTGCATGTATTTGATGTTCTCTTCGTATTTGTGATTCTGGTGGGTCAATTCGATGTGCAGAAACTCGTTCTCATTCCTGAGGCGCTCATTCTCCACCTCCAGCCACTCGATCTTCTTCCTAAACCGCTCAATTTCAGAATCCTTGTTCGAAATCTCGGTCTCCAGCATCGGCAGGATCGCGACGGACTCCTTGAGCAGCTTGTGCTCGAGGAGCTCCGTCTTGAGGCGCGACTCGCTCTCGCGCAGATCCTCGACCAATCGGATGAGTTCCGAGACGTCCGGTGGCCGCGGCTGGACCTGCGCGGAGGAGCGCGGGAAGTAGGCGCCGAACGAGCGGGAGAAGCCGTTGCCGGAGCCTTTCTGCTTGCCGGATCCCGGCGGTTTTGGCGAGGCGTCGGGCTTAGCCTTCGCCCGAGCAGGCGATTTCTGCAGTCCCATCGCCGTTTTGACTTTTCCGGCGACCATTTTGTGGGAGCAGAGGCGATGTTTGAATTGCGTcaaattatttacaaattgtGAATGGGATGGGAATGTGGAAAGAGTAGGACGAGAGTAGATGTCGTTTTCGTTATGAGTGTATTTTGTAGATTGGTTATGGCGTGGTGAAAGCAGAGAAGAGTAAGAGAGTAAGGGTTTGAGACTTTGAGTTAGAGATGAAACGATTATGGAAAAAACGGTCTTCTTTTCTTGGATCCTGTCTGGTAAatagaattcaaatttttaccGATCCACGCGCTCAAGTCTTTATTCATATATGGAAAGTAAAcagctaaaaaaaatttcttttaaaaattactaaaaaaaatttcttttaaaaattactaaaaaaaataaaaaagaaatagatttGCATAACAAGGGCAAAAAGAgcaaattatagtattttcacgaaaaatttagttatatttagtAAGTACTTCAAATATACCTTTTTTCCTAATTATCAACTTTAGAGCTGAACCGGGATACATACCATGCTGCACTCCCTcgccacatcatccccatcatcgcTGCATCATCTGCTAGCGCATCGGGCATACCCCCTACCCGGGCTCATGCCGCCTCCCCGGCCGCCGCTCCGCGCCACTATCCCCACTGCCATACCAGGCATCCCACAGGCATACCCCCGGCGCAccagccatcatccccatcatcgaTTCCAGGGATGTTAAATCCGGGCCCATCGCCATCCGGATCCCACGTCTGTCAGGAGTCGAGAAACCACTCGTCAGCGAtttggactcgttgttgtgatccatcgctcAATAATGCTCTTGTAcgaaagttagagagaaactcgttaaaacaagtggtgcaaatgaaatgaaacgaaaatcgcgtttatataggttttaaaaaaaaaaaaaaaaaaaaaacggaaaAACCTGGCCGGCCGATCGCTAGCGATTTGGCGTctgcaatggcggccagcATCGCCGAAGACGATATCGCCAGCCACGATGCGCTCGCCGTCAGTTGgcattgcaatggttcggctagcctcATTGCCAGCGATGAGATCACTAGCAGAAATTagcggatgctcttattttAGCAAGAACAATGTTTAATGCAATTCTTGACTTGCGCGATAGTATTCTCCTGGAAATGTGTTCAATTGGATTTGTTgccttattaattaatattaggATCTACTGATTTGATACCGCTCAAATGGAAAGTAAACTACTAATAcagtagaaaattaatttacctgatcaattttaaaatcataaataattcacagatatacataaaataaaagtagtgCTACTTAAATTAATGGTAAGCTATTACCAcgcaattttttattcatcttttctattattttcttttgtttaatttataagaaacGGAAAACATATTTAACTCTTACTACGTTGATGCGGGTGAAAGTCGGTACTTGTAGGGGTTGAAACTAGAGAAATAAACGTACATAAACTGTTGTAAAAGATTAATTTGTAAGAAGGAGAaatgctaaaaataaaaagaggaagaaaaaaattatataaatataattttaagttaatttattgcattgtgctcattttaaaatgtactaggagtactaaatatatctatcaaattttaagaaaatatgcTCAATAAACTGATTGTGTTGATGTACGGGGTTAAGTTTGTATAACATGCGTAATGTTGGTTAAacaattatattgatataacATTCGAAGATACTACTAGAATATAATCCCTATAACACATTATGTTGCATAagcaattataataatattcataattaataaattatagttaaGAAAGTTTATAATTTCGTATATATAGtagagtagtattatttaagtaattaaGAATTAGtgttttttatactatatatatctcACACACATCTCTTATTATCAATGCTATAAACTAATGCATCTAGATATGATAAAAACTTCTTCATccagatattataatattcagaattattataattttgtgttGTCATGATGTAATTTTAGCTAGATTCGAAAAAGATGGAGTAAATGTTGTTCAGAAGCGTTTGTCACTGCTGAAGAGACAGCGTTATTATATGAGTCTTAATCTTAGTTCTTTCGACATCAATTGtaatttcttcatttatataggaatttatttatttttaaaaagaaaaaaatggagtaaatgTTACTCACTCAATCCATAAAGATtgtccattttttcatttcaagtcgtccacaaagtttgtccgTTTCAGCATTTACGATTTTTTGTAGTGGGCCTCATATTCCACTTAACTCATTcccacatattttattataaaactaatatataaaagtaggatcgtTTATAGCTTTTATTGCGTTTTTAAATTCGTTCTTAAAAGCTTTGGTCGAAAGTGAGAcgatctttgtgggacggaggagtaataGTTAATGGACGACAGATTTAATAAATGTCACTATTGTTTATGTAGAATGTTAGTTTCTCATCTATTCCATCTACCTAACGTTATTCACGCGCTGGTGCCGTTGGTGGTTCTCCATTCTCAATTGTTTTAGTTATTCGTTTTTTGGAATTTGTGagatgaaattcaaatttactGTTGCCAAAagttatttaatactattgcATTAAAGTTTGAAAGTTAAAAGGGCCAACGGTCGGCTTATCTTGAGATCTTTCGATCTTACTTTGGTGTACTGTTCTGTGCGGCTTAGAGAGGGTAACTTGTTtgaattaaattcatatatctgcttttccaaaaatagattaaCACAACTCTTTTATCATattgaagaataaataatCATGTTTAAGTCCAAAATGACAGAATGTTTGTCGGAAGCAAaaactatatattatttttgaattaatcataaaattgtTTGAGATGTGTATGCAATGatgtttagatattttaagTTGCTgtttgtatttaaataaaaaaaaattttaaatttcaagatATTTTTGCAACTATCTAATCTCAAATAATAAGTTCATAGCACAGACAGTCTGggtcatttaaaaatataatctaaatattagtttccgtaaaatataatgaatttaggaaaaatttatttttagatttttagtcACCAATCGAAAATTTTGGGCCCATAGACCCCCCCCACGGAGTGGGGGCCGTGGGGATGGGGGCAAAATAGGCTTTCACGCCGTGGGGGggtcttttttaaattttaatatttcaaattcaaaacagaaatatctcaaaatacaaattttggGGCTTTGggaaaagattttaaaaaatttggaaattgagtttaaaaagttggtgggatgtggggctcttttaaagtattagttttataataaaatgtgagtatgaatgagttagtggaatatgaggtcccttttcaaaaaagataaaagtaaaatagcaaaattttGTGGGCCCGGGGAAAAGGGAAACGGATAAATTATCGGGgccggatggagtaataattattttccatAAGTTGATCTATTCGGACATCCCCCCAAAAATTaagtatttcaaaaaaataaaaataaaacttaaacttttttttttatttatattatctcCTTTTTATATCTCTCCCCCTTTTTTTctacccattttttttttactttttttaaagagtgaattaaaaatgacTAAATAAAAGGTCGTCTTTGTTCGCTAAATGAAAACgtctttattttaaagttttttagCATAAATCCGTTTTGGCTTCTTTTTTAAACCCCCAAAACCCccttaaacaaaattttattttatttgtcttttaaagggtattttgggcttataaaattttaaaaaaagatattatctatcttctctcattctctccctttttatactattattattaatcaatattaaaattttttacttttatgttataaaataataattaatttctttttaatacttatcatttaaataaatttaatcacaattataattgtaattatatttaattattataataatatt is drawn from Salvia hispanica cultivar TCC Black 2014 chromosome 6, UniMelb_Shisp_WGS_1.0, whole genome shotgun sequence and contains these coding sequences:
- the LOC125193108 gene encoding protein CHUP1, chloroplastic-like, giving the protein MVAGKVKTAMGLQKSPARAKAKPDASPKPPGSGKQKGSGNGFSRSFGAYFPRSSAQVQPRPPDVSELIRLVEDLRESESRLKTELLEHKLLKESVAILPMLETEISNKDSEIERFRKKIEWLEVENERLRNENEFLHIELTHQNHKYEENIKYMQAELRDIKRAVAEHEETTPSSSSPPKLAHVTNNYHKSNFSAKVLRKCVTQSNIASNFCDSVASLKKDNTAEKDDRPRSSRFDSEEIPGTSEPLIAIRSRAPRVPKPPPLPSSSQSSSASLSDSADRALAEISNIPPPPAKSKVSAPPPPPPPPAKSKVAAPPAPPPPPPKGGKSKVRRVPEVVEFYHSLMRRDSSFRRDSSASSDGILAGAAAKDMIGEIENRSSHLLAIKTDVETQGDFISFLIKEVQNAAFTDIEDVVPFVKWLDDELSHLVDERAVLKHFNWPEQKADALREAAFGYSDLKKLESEVLSFRDDSRLHCAPALKKMQSLFDKLEHSVYNLSRLREVATNRYKLHHIPMDWMLETGFVSQIKLASVKLAMKYMKRVTAELGMVAGGPEEEDLIVQGVKFAFRVHQFAGGFDAETMKAFQELRDKFQLCQNQHQRKFIC